Proteins found in one Maridesulfovibrio sp. genomic segment:
- the msrB gene encoding peptide-methionine (R)-S-oxide reductase MsrB — translation MPKLFACFLSILFLSVIITQSAESREVVNMQENNCNYETATLAGGCFWCVESDLEKLDGVLEVVSGYSGGHVENPTYEQVSSGNTGHLESVQVCFDPAKISYEQILRAFMKHHDPTDPGGSFNDRGSQYTSAIFYHDEEQKKTAGRILVEIDGSGVFDKPLSTKLIPFEKFYRAEEYHQDYYTKNPVRYNWYRFMSGRDSFVEEHWGDKEEPASAPAEVSAYQRPSDDKLREILTPLQFKVVRKDGTEPAFDNEFWDNHREGIYVDVVSGEPLFSSRDKFESGTGWPSFTRPIEGQGVVEKEDNSFFMTRIEVRSRKADSHLGHVFDDGPQPTGLRYCINSAALRFIPLEEMESQGYGEFLKLFK, via the coding sequence ATGCCCAAATTATTTGCATGTTTTTTAAGCATACTTTTTTTGTCAGTAATAATTACTCAGTCAGCTGAAAGCAGAGAGGTAGTGAATATGCAGGAAAATAACTGCAACTATGAAACAGCCACCCTTGCCGGAGGATGTTTCTGGTGTGTTGAGTCCGATCTTGAAAAACTGGATGGAGTGCTTGAAGTTGTATCCGGTTATTCAGGCGGTCATGTGGAAAATCCGACTTATGAGCAGGTCAGCTCCGGTAACACAGGGCATCTGGAATCGGTTCAGGTTTGTTTTGATCCTGCGAAAATAAGTTACGAACAAATATTGCGGGCTTTCATGAAACATCATGATCCGACTGATCCGGGCGGATCGTTCAATGATCGCGGATCGCAGTACACTTCCGCAATTTTCTACCACGATGAGGAACAGAAAAAGACAGCCGGGCGTATTCTGGTGGAAATTGATGGATCAGGCGTATTTGATAAGCCTTTGTCCACAAAGCTAATTCCCTTTGAAAAGTTTTACCGGGCGGAGGAATACCATCAGGATTACTACACTAAGAATCCTGTGCGATACAATTGGTATCGGTTCATGTCCGGCCGTGATTCTTTTGTGGAGGAACATTGGGGAGATAAAGAAGAACCCGCGTCCGCTCCTGCCGAAGTTAGTGCTTATCAACGTCCCAGCGATGATAAGCTGCGTGAAATATTGACTCCCTTGCAGTTCAAGGTAGTACGTAAGGATGGCACCGAACCGGCGTTTGATAATGAATTCTGGGATAATCACCGTGAAGGTATTTATGTTGATGTGGTCTCCGGTGAACCTCTTTTCAGCTCCCGCGACAAGTTTGAGTCCGGCACTGGCTGGCCTAGTTTTACCCGTCCGATTGAAGGGCAGGGAGTTGTGGAAAAGGAAGATAATTCCTTTTTCATGACCCGTATCGAGGTTCGATCCCGCAAGGCGGATTCCCATCTCGGGCATGTCTTTGATGACGGCCCGCAGCCCACGGGATTGCGTTACTGCATCAATTCCGCCGCCTTACGCTTCATTCCGCTGGAAGAAATGGAAAGTCAGGGTTACGGTGAGTTTCTAAAGCTCTTCAAGTAA
- a CDS encoding substrate-binding domain-containing protein, which yields MIIAACLLINPGVGFAEQTVVVIPKATILHFWKMVCTGAHDAIKNTDTKLIWRGPRVQNKSQAQQHLLQFYTEKKVDAIVLAPTDMKKLNPYIEKAVKAGIAIVIIDSPVTSNAPHTYIATDNYKSGEIGATLLSKEIKRKGPLLLVGHTEKDGASFLRGQGFIDKMNKLRPGRSIIRIDMEDGSERETRIAVDEILSSVPSIAGIFSVDEPISEGVYHVLSTQSLDIPFIAFDYNNHLIQGLKDGRIKALITQEPYTIGFFGVRAAISLLAGKKVKKRVCPVTIITPNNINRSSILKRQQKTTLKEKESCPICFN from the coding sequence GTGATAATTGCAGCATGCCTGCTGATAAATCCCGGAGTCGGATTTGCCGAGCAAACTGTAGTAGTCATCCCCAAAGCGACAATTCTGCATTTCTGGAAAATGGTCTGTACAGGTGCCCATGATGCTATAAAAAACACAGATACCAAGCTGATATGGCGCGGACCGAGGGTCCAGAACAAATCACAGGCTCAGCAGCATCTACTGCAATTTTATACAGAAAAAAAAGTTGATGCTATTGTATTGGCCCCGACTGACATGAAAAAGCTCAATCCTTATATTGAAAAAGCCGTAAAGGCGGGAATCGCAATTGTTATAATCGACTCTCCGGTTACCAGCAATGCACCGCACACATACATTGCGACTGATAATTATAAATCCGGTGAAATAGGCGCAACGCTACTATCCAAAGAAATAAAAAGAAAGGGGCCTCTGCTGCTAGTCGGGCACACTGAAAAGGATGGGGCTTCTTTTTTGCGAGGACAGGGATTCATCGATAAAATGAACAAGCTGAGACCGGGCAGGTCAATAATCAGAATTGATATGGAAGACGGCAGTGAACGTGAAACAAGAATCGCTGTTGACGAAATCCTCAGCTCAGTACCATCCATTGCCGGCATTTTTTCAGTGGACGAGCCTATCTCAGAAGGAGTTTACCACGTTCTAAGCACTCAATCTCTCGATATCCCGTTTATCGCTTTCGACTACAACAATCATCTCATACAAGGTTTGAAAGACGGCAGGATAAAAGCCTTGATCACCCAAGAACCGTATACAATAGGTTTCTTCGGTGTCCGCGCTGCAATTAGCTTGCTGGCAGGAAAAAAAGTAAAAAAGAGAGTCTGTCCGGTGACAATTATCACTCCAAACAACATCAACCGGTCTTCAATCCTTAAACGCCAGCAAAAAACAACCCTCAAAGAGAAAGAGAGCTGCCCTATCTGCTTCAATTAA